The following are from one region of the Candidatus Limnocylindrales bacterium genome:
- a CDS encoding FMN-dependent NADH-azoreductase: MKTILQLTSSIFGDGGQSTVLARELVEALRAQDPNARVIARDLATDPVPHLTAERFAAFTAEEPTAQEREVRDYSDRLIAELREADLIVVGLPMYNFGVPSQLKAWFDHVARAGVTFRYESHGPVGLLAGRKAIVLATRGGRYAGSALDTQSQWVRDIFAFIGIRDVDFIYVEGLARGGDARADSVAYARTVIRELAGAARAAA, translated from the coding sequence ATGAAAACGATCCTGCAACTGACCTCGAGCATCTTCGGCGACGGCGGCCAGTCCACCGTCCTGGCCAGGGAGCTGGTGGAGGCGCTGCGGGCGCAGGACCCGAATGCGCGGGTGATCGCCCGCGATCTGGCCACGGACCCGGTTCCGCACCTGACGGCCGAGCGCTTTGCGGCGTTCACGGCAGAGGAGCCGACCGCGCAGGAGCGCGAGGTGCGCGACTATTCCGACCGCCTGATCGCCGAACTGCGCGAGGCGGACCTGATCGTCGTCGGTCTGCCGATGTACAACTTCGGTGTGCCGTCGCAGCTCAAGGCGTGGTTCGACCATGTTGCGCGCGCCGGCGTCACGTTCCGTTACGAATCGCACGGACCGGTGGGCCTGCTGGCGGGCAGGAAAGCGATCGTGCTGGCCACGCGCGGCGGTCGGTACGCCGGCAGCGCCCTGGACACGCAGTCGCAGTGGGTGCGCGACATCTTCGCGTTCATCGGCATCCGCGACGTCGACTTCATCTACGTCGAAGGCCTCGCACGCGGCGGCGACGCCCGCGCCGACTCCGTCGCGTACGCAAGGACGGTCATTCGAGAGCTGGCCGGCGCTGCACGCGCGGCGGCCTGA
- a CDS encoding pirin family protein, translated as MTIRRLDRIIPSLVTSDGAGVRLRRSLGTSASTRVDPFLMLDEFYSDDPRDYMAGFPPHPHRGFETVTYMLDGHMQHRDNRGHTGDLGPGDVQWMTAARGIIHSEMPQQTEGRMRGFQLWINLPASEKMQPAAYRDIAAGDIPVVELDGGARVKVIAGELEHEGGTTGGAVRGRSTQPRYFDVHLPPRAALETPVPAALNALLYPYDGDVFVGEMRQALDQRTAGVLGEGDTVRIEAGEAGARLLLIAGKPIREPIVQRGPFVMNTAAEIEQAISDYQSGAF; from the coding sequence ATGACGATACGACGTCTCGACCGAATCATCCCATCGCTGGTGACGAGCGACGGCGCGGGCGTTCGCCTGCGCCGCAGCCTCGGCACCAGCGCGAGCACCCGTGTGGATCCGTTCCTGATGCTCGACGAGTTCTATTCCGACGACCCCCGCGATTACATGGCCGGCTTTCCGCCGCATCCACACCGCGGCTTCGAGACCGTGACGTACATGCTCGACGGGCACATGCAGCACCGCGACAACCGCGGCCACACCGGCGACCTCGGCCCTGGCGACGTCCAGTGGATGACCGCGGCGCGGGGAATCATCCACTCGGAGATGCCGCAGCAGACCGAGGGACGCATGCGCGGGTTCCAGCTTTGGATCAATCTGCCGGCGAGCGAGAAGATGCAGCCGGCGGCGTATCGCGACATCGCGGCCGGCGACATTCCGGTCGTCGAGCTCGACGGCGGCGCCCGCGTCAAGGTCATCGCAGGGGAGCTCGAGCACGAGGGCGGCACGACCGGCGGCGCGGTGCGCGGGCGGAGCACGCAGCCACGCTACTTCGACGTGCACCTGCCGCCGCGCGCAGCGCTGGAGACGCCGGTTCCGGCGGCGCTCAACGCGCTACTGTACCCGTACGACGGCGATGTCTTCGTCGGTGAGATGCGCCAGGCCCTGGACCAACGCACCGCCGGTGTCCTCGGCGAAGGCGACACCGTTCGCATCGAAGCGGGAGAGGCGGGCGCGCGCCTGCTGCTGATCGCAGGCAAACCCATCAGGGAGCCGATCGTGCAACGCGGGCCGTTCGTCATGAACACGGCCGCGGAGATCGAGCAGGCCATTTCGGATTACCAAAGTGGCGCATTCTGA
- a CDS encoding LysR family transcriptional regulator: MSLPRISLDQWAVLVAVVEAGGYARAAERLHKTQSTLTYAVQKMEGLLGVKVFEIRGRKAVLTGAGEVLYRRGRELLEEAGRLERVAGHLAQGWEAEIRVACEIIFPTWLLLECLATFSDEHPDTRIELVETVLGGTEEALLDHRVDLGITSAVPAGMVGDLLMTVGFVCVAAPSHPLHQLGRELTARDLRAHRHLVVRDSGTQRVRRAGWLGEQRWTVTAKATSIRAAVMGLGYAWYPQDSIRAELDSGQLVRLPLREGRQRAANLYVVLADREAAGPGVLRVAELIRTGVAQRCAEDEHAISRHEGSGTAGDDDG; this comes from the coding sequence ATGAGCCTGCCGCGGATCTCGCTCGACCAGTGGGCCGTTCTGGTAGCCGTCGTGGAGGCAGGGGGTTACGCGCGCGCCGCCGAACGCCTCCACAAGACCCAATCCACCCTGACCTACGCCGTCCAGAAGATGGAAGGCCTGCTCGGGGTCAAGGTCTTCGAGATTCGCGGTCGCAAGGCGGTGCTCACCGGAGCGGGGGAAGTCCTGTACCGGCGCGGCCGCGAGCTGCTCGAGGAGGCCGGCCGGCTGGAGCGGGTCGCCGGCCACCTGGCGCAGGGATGGGAGGCGGAAATCCGTGTGGCCTGCGAGATCATCTTCCCGACGTGGCTGCTTCTGGAATGCCTGGCCACGTTCAGCGACGAGCATCCCGACACGCGCATCGAGCTTGTCGAAACGGTGCTCGGGGGAACCGAGGAGGCGCTGCTCGATCACCGCGTCGATCTCGGCATCACTTCGGCAGTGCCGGCGGGCATGGTTGGCGACCTCCTGATGACGGTCGGCTTCGTGTGTGTTGCAGCGCCGAGCCATCCGCTGCACCAGCTCGGCCGTGAGCTGACCGCGCGCGACCTGCGCGCTCACCGACATCTCGTCGTTCGTGACTCGGGAACGCAGCGCGTCCGGCGTGCAGGGTGGCTGGGAGAGCAGCGCTGGACGGTAACGGCCAAGGCCACCTCGATTCGCGCGGCCGTCATGGGACTCGGCTACGCGTGGTATCCGCAAGACAGCATTCGGGCCGAGCTCGACTCCGGCCAGCTCGTGCGGCTGCCGTTGCGCGAAGGCCGGCAGCGGGCGGCGAATCTCTACGTCGTTCTTGCCGACCGCGAGGCAGCCGGCCCCGGCGTGCTGCGCGTGGCGGAGCTGATCCGGACCGGCGTTGCGCAGCGATGTGCGGAGGACGAGCACGCGATTTCGCGCCACGAGGGCTCGGGCACCGCCGGCGACGACGACGGCTGA
- a CDS encoding dockerin type I domain-containing protein — protein MNVRPVLLAVAIAAVAAVYAPVTVFAGAAECTGPEQCDDANSCTTDSCVALACVNDPAPNVGATCSAQSGCSIGLCGAQGDCVSTQLPNDTPCPDSAFCNGAETCQDGVCTAGDPACDDEVGCTADQCNEATDSCTNTPQDVACNDGLACNGVETCDATLDCQEGTPIDCSDGVGCTDDVCDEATDSCVNTPDDGNCDDMLFCNGDETCHPTLDCQGGMDPCIDAVACTVDTCNEILDSCTNAPNDLACNNGDFCDGTETCDSVFGCTVGEPPCEDDVECTVDSCDETLDMCGNAPDHTVCDDEVFCNGEEFCDAGTGCVDGAPETCDDGITCTTDSCNTGSDSCENAPVHSVCTDGLFCNGEEMCDAGSGCVDGDDPDCDDEIACTNDSCIEESDSCANTPDHSACADPLFCNGEEICDAGTGCIDGEDACDDEIVCTVDACDEIMDSCSNVATDVLCSDGEFCTGDEVCDQQLGCMPGNAPDCSDGVDCTADQCNELLDGCDHAPVDSFCDDADVCDGAETCNANSGCQDGTPLVCNDDQFCNGDETCDPSLGCQDAADPCADQIDCTVDTCDEVNDTCTGNVPDDNLCDNQQFCDGEEFCDANSGCMDGADPCEDQVICTEDTCNEVIDGCTNLPDNSLCDDSDPCTVDTCSVNADCQNVELPDFDDDGQCDARDNCPLEDNPDQLNSDCTDEEFQVQGGCAEIGFNPLTDERRGCCDGGDVCDPCPARTIEEDGAEQCNPDRSGGISCPPEQGCELTTADGCITVSVPPGALEQERTISVTDSIDEEQNLLARDALLYEVGLRPEGIDFAEPVEVTLCWDDRDDDDNADEGICGAGPGLGQTCDDDFDCGVGGECDRPSRTREEDLVMKRNAAPFSKEGLFEPPYTCDAHDAADSEANDCDTAAPDCSEEADEDDHTVAGCCDRQTNTWDFRTCGFSEHFLGEFAGDLVPGNGPRQTDCVSEWSVVNPQNEPYRDAVGMPSNEQTCRDGDPLCDHDGAADGKCTFHVGVCFNIVDRRLTDANDNRLCTPTNVEEWNLQVSGEGDDAGDLAAQVAALGGGTAEGNSVTFGEALDDRDACTRHVAIEAPVDEGIVKTAGGVAGGIFDPQPGTTFLRMATSRSTSTDDPDIGPSTTTSTTMLEQGPQCGDADDDGEVDATDALITLRTAVGTSSCDPVLCDVTTDGSITASDALAVLKTAVGQELETACGLGALPSDRDRLTLTCTPAEDVDVK, from the coding sequence ATGAACGTCCGCCCCGTTCTCCTCGCGGTCGCCATCGCCGCCGTCGCGGCCGTGTACGCGCCCGTCACCGTTTTTGCCGGCGCCGCCGAATGCACCGGCCCCGAGCAATGCGACGACGCCAACTCCTGCACCACCGACAGTTGCGTCGCATTGGCCTGCGTCAACGATCCGGCGCCCAACGTCGGCGCCACCTGCAGCGCGCAATCCGGCTGCTCCATCGGCCTTTGCGGCGCGCAGGGTGACTGCGTCAGCACGCAGCTCCCCAACGACACGCCCTGCCCCGACTCCGCATTCTGCAACGGCGCCGAGACGTGCCAGGACGGCGTCTGCACCGCAGGCGACCCCGCCTGTGACGACGAGGTCGGATGCACGGCCGACCAGTGCAACGAGGCCACCGACAGCTGCACGAACACTCCGCAGGACGTCGCCTGCAACGACGGCCTGGCGTGCAACGGCGTCGAGACCTGCGATGCGACGCTGGACTGCCAGGAAGGAACGCCCATCGACTGCAGCGACGGCGTGGGCTGCACCGACGACGTGTGCGACGAGGCGACCGACTCGTGCGTGAACACGCCCGACGACGGCAACTGCGACGACATGCTGTTCTGCAACGGCGACGAGACCTGCCATCCCACGCTCGACTGCCAGGGAGGCATGGACCCGTGCATCGATGCCGTTGCCTGCACCGTCGATACCTGCAACGAGATCCTCGACAGCTGCACCAACGCCCCCAACGATCTCGCGTGCAACAACGGCGACTTCTGCGACGGCACCGAGACCTGCGACTCCGTCTTCGGTTGCACGGTAGGCGAGCCGCCGTGCGAGGACGACGTCGAGTGCACCGTCGACTCCTGCGACGAAACGCTCGACATGTGCGGCAACGCACCCGACCACACGGTCTGCGACGACGAGGTCTTCTGCAACGGCGAGGAGTTCTGCGATGCCGGCACCGGCTGCGTCGACGGCGCACCCGAGACCTGCGACGACGGCATCACCTGCACCACCGACTCCTGCAACACGGGCAGCGACTCGTGCGAAAACGCTCCGGTCCACTCCGTGTGCACGGACGGCCTGTTCTGCAACGGCGAGGAGATGTGCGACGCCGGCAGCGGATGCGTCGACGGCGACGATCCGGACTGCGACGACGAGATCGCCTGCACGAACGACTCCTGCATCGAAGAGTCGGATTCGTGCGCGAACACGCCCGACCACAGCGCTTGCGCCGACCCGCTCTTCTGCAACGGCGAGGAGATCTGCGACGCCGGCACCGGCTGCATCGACGGCGAGGATGCATGCGACGACGAGATCGTATGCACGGTCGATGCGTGCGACGAGATCATGGACAGCTGCAGCAACGTCGCGACCGACGTGCTCTGCAGCGACGGCGAGTTCTGCACCGGCGACGAAGTCTGCGACCAGCAGCTAGGCTGCATGCCCGGAAATGCGCCCGACTGCTCCGACGGCGTCGACTGCACTGCCGATCAGTGCAATGAGCTGCTCGACGGCTGCGACCACGCCCCCGTCGACTCGTTCTGCGACGACGCCGACGTCTGCGACGGCGCCGAAACCTGCAACGCCAACAGCGGCTGTCAGGACGGCACCCCCCTCGTCTGCAACGACGACCAGTTCTGCAACGGCGACGAAACCTGCGACCCGAGCCTCGGATGCCAGGACGCCGCCGACCCATGCGCCGACCAGATCGACTGCACCGTCGATACCTGCGACGAGGTCAACGACACCTGCACCGGCAACGTCCCGGACGACAACCTGTGCGACAACCAGCAGTTCTGTGACGGCGAGGAGTTCTGCGATGCCAACTCCGGCTGCATGGACGGCGCCGATCCGTGCGAGGACCAGGTGATCTGCACCGAGGACACGTGCAACGAAGTGATCGACGGCTGCACCAACCTCCCCGACAACAGCCTCTGCGACGACTCCGATCCGTGCACCGTCGACACCTGCAGCGTCAACGCCGACTGCCAGAACGTGGAGCTGCCCGACTTCGATGACGACGGGCAGTGCGACGCGCGGGACAACTGCCCGCTCGAGGACAATCCCGATCAGCTCAACTCCGACTGCACCGACGAGGAGTTCCAGGTGCAAGGCGGATGCGCCGAGATCGGCTTCAACCCGCTGACCGACGAGCGGCGCGGCTGCTGCGACGGCGGCGACGTGTGCGATCCCTGCCCGGCCCGGACCATCGAGGAGGATGGCGCCGAGCAGTGCAATCCCGACCGCTCCGGCGGCATCAGCTGTCCGCCCGAGCAGGGCTGCGAGCTGACCACCGCCGACGGCTGCATCACCGTCTCGGTGCCGCCGGGCGCGCTGGAACAGGAGCGAACGATCTCGGTCACCGACAGCATCGACGAAGAGCAGAACCTGCTCGCGCGCGACGCGCTGCTCTACGAGGTCGGCCTTCGCCCCGAAGGCATCGACTTCGCCGAGCCGGTGGAGGTGACGCTGTGCTGGGACGACCGCGATGACGACGACAACGCCGACGAAGGCATCTGCGGCGCGGGCCCCGGCCTCGGCCAGACCTGCGACGACGACTTCGACTGCGGCGTGGGCGGCGAATGCGACCGCCCCTCGCGCACGCGCGAGGAAGACCTGGTCATGAAGCGCAACGCCGCGCCCTTCAGCAAGGAGGGCCTGTTCGAGCCGCCGTACACGTGCGACGCGCACGACGCGGCCGACTCGGAAGCCAATGACTGCGACACCGCCGCGCCCGACTGCTCCGAAGAGGCCGACGAAGACGACCACACCGTGGCCGGCTGCTGCGATCGCCAGACCAACACGTGGGACTTCCGCACCTGCGGCTTCAGCGAGCACTTCCTCGGCGAGTTCGCCGGCGACCTGGTCCCCGGCAACGGCCCGCGCCAGACCGATTGCGTCTCGGAGTGGTCGGTCGTCAATCCGCAGAACGAGCCGTATCGCGACGCCGTCGGCATGCCCAGCAACGAGCAGACCTGCCGCGACGGCGATCCCCTGTGCGACCACGACGGGGCCGCCGACGGCAAGTGCACGTTCCACGTCGGCGTGTGCTTCAACATCGTCGACCGACGTCTGACCGATGCCAACGACAATCGTCTGTGCACGCCCACCAACGTCGAGGAGTGGAACCTGCAGGTGTCGGGCGAAGGCGATGACGCCGGCGACCTGGCCGCGCAGGTCGCTGCGCTGGGCGGCGGCACCGCCGAAGGCAACAGCGTCACCTTCGGCGAGGCGCTCGATGATCGAGACGCCTGCACGCGGCATGTGGCGATCGAAGCGCCGGTCGACGAGGGCATCGTCAAGACGGCCGGTGGAGTGGCCGGCGGCATCTTCGATCCGCAGCCGGGCACGACGTTCCTGCGCATGGCCACGTCCCGCTCCACGTCCACGGACGACCCCGACATCGGACCCAGCACGACGACGTCGACCACCATGCTCGAGCAGGGCCCGCAGTGCGGCGACGCCGACGATGACGGCGAGGTCGACGCGACCGACGCGTTGATCACGCTGCGCACGGCCGTCGGAACCTCGAGCTGCGACCCGGTCCTGTGCGACGTCACCACCGACGGCAGCATCACCGCCAGCGATGCCCTGGCCGTCCTCAAGACCGCCGTCGGGCAGGAGTTGGAAACCGCCTGCGGCCTCGGAGCCCTCCCCTCCGACCGCGACCGGCTGACGCTCACCTGCACGCCGGCCGAAGACGTCGACGTCAAGTAG
- a CDS encoding methyltransferase domain-containing protein yields the protein MRRHDWTGFAALIALIAAPVLAFRFGLAAAVAAFLLALLLAALTRYWSLRYPGPMPHLLRWTLHLPRGNHAPDKLLRVLRPRRGERILEVGPGVGIHAVKVAAALMPDGRVDTVDVQQKMLNDVMRRAIAANLENISVRRASASKLPFPDQTFHAAYLIGVLGEVKNAARALQELRRVLKPGGRLVVGEVLFDPDYIRLSSLQERAQEAGFRFEKKLGGRISYLARFRAA from the coding sequence ATGCGCCGTCACGACTGGACCGGATTCGCCGCACTCATCGCTCTGATCGCGGCACCCGTCCTTGCCTTCCGTTTCGGCCTGGCCGCGGCCGTCGCCGCGTTCCTGCTCGCACTGCTGCTAGCCGCACTGACACGCTACTGGAGCCTCCGGTATCCAGGCCCGATGCCGCACCTGCTGCGTTGGACGCTTCATCTGCCGCGCGGCAACCACGCGCCCGACAAGCTCCTGCGCGTCCTGCGACCGAGGCGCGGAGAACGCATTCTCGAGGTCGGCCCCGGCGTGGGTATCCATGCCGTCAAGGTGGCCGCTGCACTGATGCCCGACGGGCGGGTGGACACCGTCGACGTGCAGCAGAAGATGCTCAACGACGTCATGCGTCGCGCCATCGCGGCGAACCTCGAGAACATCAGCGTGCGGCGCGCGAGCGCGTCCAAGCTTCCCTTCCCGGACCAGACTTTCCACGCTGCCTATCTCATCGGCGTGCTCGGCGAGGTGAAGAATGCCGCTCGGGCCCTCCAGGAGCTGCGGCGTGTGCTCAAGCCGGGTGGACGGCTCGTCGTCGGCGAGGTCCTGTTCGATCCCGATTACATCCGCCTCTCGTCGCTGCAGGAACGCGCGCAGGAGGCCGGCTTCCGTTTCGAGAAGAAGCTCGGCGGCAGGATTTCGTACCTGGCGCGCTTCCGTGCCGCCTGA
- a CDS encoding MFS transporter: protein MQTLSATRSTIGATGTEEERSRNRRSLYASAFLRSLATGLLGVELGLYLSQLELGAAAIGAVIAAGLLGAAFAALVVTMFGDRLGRRATLATLCVLGAGGAAAAAVGSEAVPMGAAAFAGMLNGMGRDRGASLILEQAILPDTTTAARRTSAIAWYNVLQDIGHALGSLAAALPTLLVGWTAAAPLTAHRWTMAAAAVLTLAPLFAIARLSRSVEVSQPNGRVRLTPESRRILVRISALFSIDSLAGGLLVTSLLAYFFFERFGASEAAIAGLFFGARVLNAFSHLGAAWLARRIGLVNTMVFTHIPSSLLLVTVAVAPSFEIAALLFLLREGLVEMDVPTRQSYVLAVVKPHERTIASGVTSLVRMGAWAVAPTLAGLFMQSSSLMMPLMVGAAMKIAYDLMLWREFRAIVPPEEEGRLTA from the coding sequence GTGCAGACGCTGAGCGCCACGCGCTCCACCATCGGCGCTACGGGAACGGAGGAAGAGCGATCGCGCAATCGCCGTTCCCTCTACGCCAGCGCGTTTCTGCGTTCACTTGCAACGGGCCTTCTCGGCGTCGAGCTGGGCCTCTATCTGTCCCAGCTCGAGCTGGGTGCCGCCGCCATCGGCGCGGTCATCGCCGCCGGCCTTCTCGGTGCGGCCTTTGCCGCGCTCGTCGTCACGATGTTCGGCGACCGCCTCGGCCGGCGCGCGACGCTGGCGACATTGTGCGTTCTCGGTGCCGGTGGCGCGGCCGCCGCGGCAGTGGGATCCGAGGCGGTGCCAATGGGTGCGGCCGCGTTCGCGGGCATGCTCAACGGCATGGGGCGCGACCGCGGCGCGTCGTTGATCCTCGAGCAAGCTATTCTCCCCGACACGACCACTGCTGCCCGGCGCACCAGCGCCATCGCCTGGTACAACGTCCTGCAGGACATCGGGCACGCCCTCGGCTCCCTCGCAGCCGCGCTTCCGACCCTGCTGGTGGGCTGGACCGCAGCCGCGCCGCTCACTGCTCATCGCTGGACCATGGCGGCCGCCGCCGTGCTGACGCTGGCGCCGCTGTTCGCCATCGCTCGACTCAGTCGATCCGTGGAGGTTTCGCAGCCGAACGGGCGGGTGCGGCTGACACCGGAGAGCCGCCGGATCCTCGTGCGCATCTCCGCGCTGTTCTCCATCGACAGCCTGGCCGGCGGTCTGCTGGTCACGTCCCTGCTGGCCTACTTCTTCTTCGAGCGCTTCGGTGCCAGTGAAGCCGCCATCGCCGGACTGTTCTTCGGCGCGCGCGTCCTCAACGCATTCTCGCATCTGGGAGCGGCATGGCTGGCGAGACGCATCGGCCTCGTCAACACGATGGTCTTCACGCACATCCCGTCGAGCCTGCTGCTGGTGACCGTCGCCGTCGCACCGAGCTTCGAGATCGCGGCGCTGCTGTTCCTGCTGCGCGAGGGTCTCGTCGAGATGGACGTTCCGACGCGGCAGTCCTACGTGCTGGCCGTCGTGAAGCCGCACGAGCGGACGATCGCCTCCGGTGTCACCAGCCTCGTGCGCATGGGCGCGTGGGCGGTCGCGCCGACTCTGGCGGGCCTCTTCATGCAATCGTCGTCGTTGATGATGCCGCTGATGGTCGGGGCAGCCATGAAGATCGCCTACGATCTCATGCTGTGGCGCGAGTTCCGCGCCATCGTCCCTCCCGAAGAGGAAGGCCGCCTGACCGCATGA
- a CDS encoding ATP-binding protein, protein MQAKEELEARSEELAHSLAMVRATLEATTDAILATNSARKVTGFNQNFVRLWNLPEDVLASSDHRAITRLVAANFADPASFLARVDEIYETQPEETFDVLTLSDGRVIERLSRIQFLDGCNVGRVWSFRDVTESRRVEEALREETRLLELLNRTGTAISSKLELPALMQAITDTATELSGARFGAFFYNLTDNGGDSYQLYALSGAPREAFEEFGHPRATPIFGPTFRGEAIVRSDDVQADPRYGRMAPHYGLPPGHLPVHSYLAVPVILRDGTVIGALLFGHPERGVFNERSERLISAVASQAAVAIDNARLYEDVKRASRERELLLEAERAARSEAERINLLKDEFLATLSHELRTPLTAILGWSHVLASGRYGPADLERAIEVIGRNARVQTRLIEDLLDMSRIISGKVRLDVQRFDPATVVGVAIDSVRPSAEAKNIRIRKMFDADVGLISGDSNRIQQIVWNLLSNAVKFTPAEGSIEVVLRRGETHIEIVVRDTGQGIEAEFLPMVFDRFRQADSSSTRRYGGLGLGLAIVKQLVELHGGSVRADSAGPGKGSTFTVTLPRASMVGEQDAARGQARVGPGQASYEKMPLHGLRILVVDDESDTRELIQRVFEHCDADVHVAAGAKAALESIPVLRPHVLVSDIGMPEMDGYQLIRAVRRLPAEQGGRTPAVAVTAFARSEDRTRALLAGYQVHIAKPIEPAELVATVASLTGRMSDGKSDGRA, encoded by the coding sequence TTGCAGGCAAAGGAGGAGCTGGAGGCGCGTTCGGAGGAACTCGCTCATTCGCTGGCCATGGTTCGGGCCACGCTGGAGGCGACGACCGACGCCATCCTCGCTACGAACTCCGCGCGCAAGGTCACCGGCTTCAACCAGAACTTCGTGCGTTTGTGGAATCTGCCGGAGGACGTGCTCGCGTCGAGCGACCATCGGGCCATCACCAGGTTGGTCGCGGCCAATTTCGCCGATCCGGCCTCGTTCCTCGCCCGCGTCGACGAAATCTACGAGACCCAGCCCGAAGAGACGTTCGACGTGCTGACGCTCTCCGACGGCCGAGTGATCGAACGGCTGTCGCGCATCCAGTTTCTGGACGGCTGCAACGTCGGACGCGTCTGGAGCTTCCGCGACGTCACCGAGAGCAGGCGCGTCGAAGAGGCGCTGCGCGAGGAGACCCGCCTGCTCGAGCTGCTGAACCGCACCGGCACCGCGATTTCTTCCAAGCTGGAGCTGCCGGCGCTGATGCAGGCCATCACCGACACGGCGACCGAGCTGAGCGGTGCCCGCTTCGGCGCGTTCTTCTACAACCTCACGGACAATGGCGGCGACAGCTATCAGCTGTACGCGCTCTCGGGCGCCCCGCGCGAGGCGTTCGAGGAGTTCGGCCATCCTCGAGCCACACCGATCTTCGGCCCCACCTTCCGTGGCGAGGCCATCGTCCGCAGTGACGACGTGCAGGCGGATCCGCGCTACGGCCGGATGGCGCCGCATTACGGTCTGCCGCCCGGACATCTTCCGGTGCACAGCTATCTGGCGGTGCCCGTGATCTTGCGCGACGGCACCGTGATCGGCGCTCTCCTCTTCGGTCATCCCGAACGCGGTGTGTTCAATGAGCGGTCCGAGCGACTGATTTCGGCCGTGGCCTCGCAGGCGGCGGTCGCGATCGACAACGCGCGCCTGTACGAGGACGTCAAACGGGCCAGCCGAGAGCGCGAGCTCCTGCTCGAAGCCGAGCGTGCTGCGCGCAGCGAGGCGGAACGCATCAACCTTTTGAAGGACGAATTCCTGGCGACCCTCTCGCACGAGCTGCGAACACCGCTGACGGCCATTCTCGGCTGGTCGCACGTTCTCGCGTCCGGGCGCTACGGCCCGGCGGATCTCGAGCGCGCCATCGAGGTCATCGGCCGCAACGCGCGCGTGCAGACGCGGCTCATCGAGGATCTGCTCGACATGAGCCGGATCATCTCGGGAAAGGTTCGGTTGGATGTACAGCGCTTCGATCCTGCCACCGTCGTGGGCGTGGCTATCGACTCGGTGCGACCTTCGGCCGAGGCCAAGAACATCCGCATCCGAAAGATGTTCGATGCCGATGTAGGATTGATCTCCGGCGACTCCAACCGCATTCAACAGATCGTCTGGAACCTGCTTTCCAACGCGGTCAAGTTCACGCCGGCCGAGGGCAGCATCGAGGTCGTCCTCCGGCGCGGCGAGACGCACATCGAGATCGTGGTTCGCGATACCGGGCAGGGCATCGAGGCCGAGTTCCTGCCGATGGTCTTCGACCGCTTCCGTCAGGCGGACTCCTCGAGCACGCGAAGGTACGGAGGCCTGGGTCTCGGCCTGGCCATCGTCAAGCAGCTGGTCGAGCTGCACGGCGGGAGCGTGCGTGCAGACAGCGCCGGACCGGGCAAGGGCTCGACGTTCACGGTCACGCTGCCGCGCGCGAGCATGGTCGGCGAGCAGGATGCGGCGCGCGGCCAGGCGCGGGTGGGCCCGGGGCAGGCCAGCTACGAGAAGATGCCGCTGCACGGCCTGAGGATCCTGGTCGTGGACGACGAGTCGGACACGCGCGAGCTGATCCAACGCGTCTTCGAACACTGCGATGCCGACGTTCACGTGGCAGCGGGCGCCAAGGCGGCGCTGGAAAGCATTCCGGTCCTGCGGCCGCACGTCCTGGTCAGCGACATCGGCATGCCCGAGATGGACGGTTATCAGCTGATCCGCGCAGTGCGCCGGCTGCCGGCCGAGCAGGGCGGACGCACTCCGGCCGTCGCGGTAACCGCCTTCGCCAGGTCGGAAGATCGAACGCGGGCACTGCTCGCCGGCTACCAGGTGCACATCGCCAAACCGATCGAGCCGGCGGAGCTGGTGGCCACCGTGGCTTCCCTGACTGGACGAATGAGTGACGGCAAGAGCGACGGCCGCGCATAG